One window from the genome of Pedococcus badiiscoriae encodes:
- the kynU gene encoding kynureninase has translation MTDLASRAAALDAEHSSTDRRSAFRIPDGVIYLDGNSLGALSVAAAETAADVVSRQWGEQLIRAWNESDWWGAPERVGDRIGSLVGAGPGQVVVTDSTSVNLFKAIVAASRMRPGRSTVLTDPDSFPTDVYIARSACELLGLTLELVPTPEAPARIAELGESLALAAYSQVDYRTGEQWDLPALTRAAHDVGALVCWDLCHSAGAMPVGLDEGGADLAVGCGYKYLSGGPGAPSFIYVRREHLAAFDNPLAGWQGHADPFGMSTDYDPAATITRARVGTAPLLSLLTLEAALTAYDGLSIEEVRARSLSLTGLFIEALDALGVDLPLATPREDARRGSQVSLRHPEAYAVVQALIARGVIGDFREADIVRLGFSPLYLSHADVVAAAEHLAAVLEGREYERDEFRARSTVT, from the coding sequence ATGACCGACCTCGCCAGCCGCGCCGCAGCCCTCGACGCCGAGCACTCCTCCACCGACCGGCGCAGCGCCTTCCGCATCCCCGACGGGGTCATCTACCTCGACGGCAACTCCCTCGGTGCGCTCTCGGTCGCCGCCGCCGAGACGGCCGCCGACGTGGTCTCCCGGCAGTGGGGCGAGCAGCTCATCCGGGCGTGGAACGAGTCGGACTGGTGGGGCGCTCCCGAACGCGTCGGCGACCGGATCGGGTCACTCGTGGGGGCCGGCCCGGGCCAGGTCGTCGTGACGGACTCGACGTCGGTCAACCTCTTCAAGGCCATCGTCGCGGCGTCCCGCATGCGTCCCGGCCGGAGCACGGTCCTCACCGACCCCGACTCCTTCCCCACGGACGTCTACATCGCGCGGTCGGCCTGCGAGCTGCTCGGCCTGACCCTCGAGCTGGTGCCGACCCCCGAGGCGCCGGCGCGGATCGCGGAGCTGGGTGAGTCCCTGGCACTGGCGGCCTACTCCCAGGTCGACTACCGGACCGGTGAGCAGTGGGACCTGCCGGCCCTGACGCGGGCCGCGCATGACGTGGGTGCGCTGGTCTGCTGGGACCTGTGCCACTCGGCCGGGGCGATGCCGGTCGGGCTCGACGAGGGTGGGGCCGACCTCGCGGTGGGCTGCGGCTACAAGTACCTCAGTGGCGGTCCGGGCGCGCCGTCCTTCATCTACGTCCGACGCGAGCACCTCGCGGCCTTCGACAACCCCCTCGCCGGATGGCAGGGGCACGCCGACCCGTTCGGGATGTCCACCGACTACGACCCCGCGGCGACGATCACCCGGGCCCGGGTCGGCACCGCTCCCCTGCTCAGCCTGCTCACGCTGGAAGCTGCGCTCACGGCCTACGACGGGCTGTCGATCGAGGAGGTGCGGGCCCGGTCGCTGTCGCTGACCGGGCTGTTCATCGAGGCGCTCGACGCCCTGGGCGTTGACCTTCCCCTGGCCACGCCGCGCGAGGACGCGCGGCGCGGCTCGCAGGTGAGCCTGCGCCACCCCGAGGCGTATGCCGTGGTGCAGGCGCTCATCGCCCGTGGCGTCATCGGGGACTTCCGGGAGGCGGACATCGTCCGGCTCGGCTTCAGCCCGCTCTACCTCTCGCACGCCGACGTCGTCGCCGCCGCCGAGCACCTCGCCGCGGTGCTCGAGGGGCGGGAGTACGAGCGCGACGAGTTCCGCGCCCGCAGCACCGTCACCTGA
- the pdxS gene encoding pyridoxal 5'-phosphate synthase lyase subunit PdxS, with the protein MSAESTTPATQPTTGTSRVKRGMAEMLKGGVIMDVVNAEQAKIAEDAGAVAVMALERVPADIRAQGGVSRMSDPDMIDGIIEAVSIPVMAKARIGHFVEAQVLQSLGVDYIDESEVLTPADYANHIDKWAFTVPFVCGATNLGEALRRITEGAAMIRSKGEAGTGDVSNATTHMRQIRQQIRKLQNLPEDELFVAAKELQAPYELVKEVAEAGKLPVVLFTAGGIATPADAAMMMQLGAEGVFVGSGIFKSGNPAQRAEAIVKATTFFDDPDVIAKVSRGLGEAMVGLNVDEIPEPHRLSERGW; encoded by the coding sequence ATGTCCGCCGAGAGCACCACCCCCGCCACGCAGCCCACCACCGGCACGTCACGCGTCAAGCGCGGCATGGCCGAGATGCTCAAGGGCGGCGTCATCATGGACGTCGTCAACGCCGAGCAGGCCAAGATCGCCGAGGACGCCGGCGCCGTCGCCGTCATGGCCCTCGAGCGGGTCCCCGCCGACATCCGCGCCCAGGGTGGCGTGTCCCGGATGTCCGACCCGGACATGATCGACGGCATCATCGAGGCCGTCTCGATCCCGGTCATGGCCAAGGCCCGCATCGGTCACTTCGTCGAGGCCCAGGTGCTGCAGTCCCTCGGCGTCGACTACATCGACGAGTCCGAGGTGCTGACCCCGGCCGACTACGCCAACCACATCGACAAGTGGGCCTTCACGGTGCCCTTCGTCTGTGGTGCGACCAACCTCGGTGAGGCCCTGCGCCGCATCACCGAGGGGGCGGCGATGATCCGCTCCAAGGGTGAGGCCGGCACCGGGGACGTCTCCAACGCCACCACCCACATGCGCCAGATCCGCCAGCAGATCCGCAAGCTCCAGAACCTCCCCGAGGACGAGCTGTTCGTCGCGGCGAAGGAGCTGCAGGCCCCGTACGAGCTCGTCAAGGAGGTCGCCGAGGCCGGCAAGCTCCCCGTCGTGCTCTTCACGGCCGGTGGCATCGCGACCCCGGCCGACGCGGCGATGATGATGCAGCTCGGTGCCGAGGGTGTCTTCGTCGGCTCCGGCATCTTCAAGTCCGGCAACCCGGCCCAGCGCGCCGAGGCGATCGTCAAGGCCACCACGTTCTTCGACGACCCCGATGTGATCGCCAAGGTCTCGCGCGGCCTGGGCGAGGCCATGGTCGGCCTCAACGTCGACGAGATCCCCGAGCCGCACCGGCTCTCCGAGCGCGGCTGGTAG